The Pyxidicoccus sp. MSG2 DNA segment TGGCCGCCGCCGGCTGGAGCGAGTCCGCCACGAAGCGGGTGCGCCCGTTGAGCAGCCCGTCCCCCTTGAATTCTCCCGTGGTGCAGATGCCCACCGGACTCTCACAGGCGCCGGCGCTGAGGGTGCTCGTCAACGTGCCGGAGACCTTCACGCACCTCGGCCTGGGACGCTCCCGGGCGGACGCGGACAGCCCCACCACCACGGCCCCCACCAGGACCGTCACCGCGAACCCACGAACACGCTTCAGCATAGTGCTCCCTCCCGTGAGGCCGGAAAGCTACAGCATGTCTGGCTTTCTGGGAGTGCCTTGCAGGCTGATGTCAGTGCTGCCCCCTCCTGGGATACGTGAAACCCACCTCCCGGCTGCCGCCTCGCGGACACCCGGCGCCGGGCGCGAAGTGCTGGTTCCAACAGGGACGCTGCCCCAGCATGCGCCCCATGGAAACCCACGGGCCCGTCACAGCGCTCACCATCGCCGGCTCGGACAGCGGGGGTGGCGCTGGCATCCAGGCCGACCTGAGCACCTTCGCGTTCCACCGCGTCCACGGCACCAGCGCCCTGACGGCCGTCACCGCGCAGAACACGCGGGGCGTCACCCGCGTGGACGTGCTGCCCGCTGCTTCCGTCGTCGCGCAAATCGACGCGGTGGCGACGGACATCGGCGCGGGCGCGGTAAAGACGGGCATGCTCGTCAACCCGGACATCATCACCGCGGTGGCCGGACGGCTGCGCGAATTGAAGCTGGGGCCGCTGGTGGTGGACCCGGTCATGGTGTCCCGGGCCGGCGCGCGGCTCATCGACGACGCGGCCGTGGGCGCACTGAAGGCCCTGCTGCTGCCGCTGGCCACGGTGGCCACACCCAACCGTCACGAGGCGGAATTGCTGGCGGGCCTGGAGCTGCACACGCTGGAGGACATGCGCGAGGCCGCGCGCCGCATCCACCGGCTCGGCCCCCGGGCGGTGCTCATCAAGGGCGGCGGCATGACGGGCGCCCTGCGTGGGACGGACGTCTGGTTCGACGGGGAGCGCCTGGAGACGCTGCACCTGCGCTCGGTGGAGACGCGCAACACCCACGGCACCGGGTGCACGCTGTCGGCGGCCATCGCCGCGCACCTGGCACTGGGGCGTGACGCCCTGGACGCCACCCGGCGCGCCAAGGCGTATGTCACCGCCGCGCTCGAGCACCCGCTGGCGCTGGGCAGCGGCCCCGGGCCCTTCAGCCACTTCTTCCCGCTGGACGGGTAGGCCCCCGCCAGCCGGGGCTCCCGGGCTCCGGGGCTGCGCTCCCCGGAGGCCGGTGCGCGGGCGCGCTACTTCGCGTCCTTCGCCTGCGCCGTCGCGCCCGGAACGGGGAAGCCGCGCTTGCGCATCAGCGCGTCGATGCCCGCGTCACGGCCGCGGAAGCCGCGGTAGGCCTCGGCAGGGTCCAGCGTGTTGCCCACGGAGAAGACATTCTTGCGCAGCCGCTCGGCCACGGCCCTGTCGTAGGCGCCCTTGCCCGCGGTGAAGGCCTCGAAGGCGTCCGCCGTCAGCGTGTCGGACCACAGGTAGCTGTAGTAGCCCGCCGAGTACCCGTCGCCGGCGAAGACGTGACCGAACTGCGGCGTGCGGTGCCGCATCACGATTTCCCTCGGCATGCCCAGCGACGTCAGCGTGTCGCGCTCGAAGGCATCCGGGTCGATGGGCTTGTCCCCCGCCAGATGCAGCTTCATGTCGATGAGCGCGCTCGACAGGTACTCCACCGTGCCGAAGCCCTGGTTGAACGTCGCGGCCTTCTCGATGCGGGACACCAGCGCCTTCGGAATGGGCTTCCCCGTCTGGTAGTGCAGCGCGTAGGTGTTGAGCACCTCGGGCGTGGACAGCCAGTGCTCCAGGAGCTGCGAGGGGAACTCCACGTAGTCGCGCGCCACGGAGGTGCCCGCCAGCGACGGGTACGTCACGTTGGAGCTGAGCCCGTGCAGCGCGTGGCCGAACTCGTGGAACAGCGTGGACGCGTCCTCCCAGCTGATGAGCACTGCTTCCCCGGGCGCGCCCTTCACGAAGTTGGAGTTGTTGGAGACAATCGTCGTGACTTCGCCGCGGAACCGCTCCTGGTTGCGGTACGCGTTCATCCACGCGCCGGAGCGCTTGCCGGGCCGCGCGTACGGGTCGAAGTACCAGAGCCCCACGTGGCGGCCGCTGGCCTTGTCCTTCACCTCCCAGACGCGCACGTCGGGGTGGTAGACGGGCACGTCGTCGACCTGGGTGAAGGCGAAGCCGAACAGCTCGCCCGCCACCCAGAACATGCCCTCGCGCAGCTTCTCCAGCTGCAGGTACGGCTTCACCTCGTTCTGGTCCAAATCATACTTCGCCTTGCGGACCTTCTCCGCGTAGTAGCGGTAGTCCCAGGGCTCGATTTTCAGCTTCGCGCCCTGCTTGTCCGCCACGGCCTGCATGTCCCGGACTTCCTCGTGGACACGGGCCACCGCGGGCTTCCAGACGGCCTCCATCAGCTCCATGGCGCGCTCGGGCGTCTTCGCCATGGTGTTCTCCAGCCGCCAGTGCGCGTGCGTCGCGTAGCCCAGCAGCTTCGCGCGCTCGGCGCGCAGCTTCAGCACCTCGGCGATGATGGCGTTGTTGTCGCGTGCGTCGCCGTTGTCACCGCGGTTGACGTAGTTGCGCCACACCTTCTCGCGCAGGTCGCGCCGGGCCGAGTACGTGAGGAACGGCTCCATGGACGAGCGCGTATTGGTGATGACCCACTTGCCCTTCAAGCCCCGCGACTCGGCCGCGGCCGCCGCGCCGGCGCGCACGGAGTCGGGCAGCCCCGCGAGGTCCGCCTCGGACTCCAGGACGACGGTGTAGCCCTCCTCCTCGGCCAGGACATTCTGGCTGAAGGACGTGTAGAGCGACGCGAGCCGCTGGTTGATGGCGGCCAGCTTCTGCTTCGCCGCCGCGTCCAGCTTCGCGCCCGAGCGGGCGAAGCGCGTGTAGTGCAGCCACGTGAGCCGCTGCTGCTCGGGCGTCAGCTTCGCCTTGTCGGGCGAGTTGTAGACGGCCTCGATGCGCTTGAAGAGCCCCGCGTTCTGGTAGATTTCATCGTCGAAGGCCGCGAGCTTCGGCGCCATCTCCCGCTGGAGCGCCTGGACCTCCGGGGAGGCCATGGTCGAGCTCCACACGCCGTAGAGCGTCTCCACGTCGGAGAACGTCTTCCCGGCCGCCTCCAGCGCGACGATGGTGTTCTCGAACGTCGGCGGGACGGCCGTGTCGACGATGGCTGCGATTTCCCGGCGGTTCTCCTCCATGGCCGCCTCGAGCGCGGGCTTGAACTGCGCCACCTGGACCTGGGCGAACGGCGGCAACCCACCGTGCGGCCCGGCCCACTTCGCGAGCAGCGGGTTCGACGGGGCGGCGGGCGCCGTGGAGCCAGACGGGGCAGTGGAAGGGGTGGAGGCAGACGGG contains these protein-coding regions:
- the thiD gene encoding bifunctional hydroxymethylpyrimidine kinase/phosphomethylpyrimidine kinase, with product MRPMETHGPVTALTIAGSDSGGGAGIQADLSTFAFHRVHGTSALTAVTAQNTRGVTRVDVLPAASVVAQIDAVATDIGAGAVKTGMLVNPDIITAVAGRLRELKLGPLVVDPVMVSRAGARLIDDAAVGALKALLLPLATVATPNRHEAELLAGLELHTLEDMREAARRIHRLGPRAVLIKGGGMTGALRGTDVWFDGERLETLHLRSVETRNTHGTGCTLSAAIAAHLALGRDALDATRRAKAYVTAALEHPLALGSGPGPFSHFFPLDG
- a CDS encoding M3 family metallopeptidase, yielding MRKLLFAGAGMAVLASAGCATTTPPAQESQNMASAPSASTPSTAPSGSTAPAAPSNPLLAKWAGPHGGLPPFAQVQVAQFKPALEAAMEENRREIAAIVDTAVPPTFENTIVALEAAGKTFSDVETLYGVWSSTMASPEVQALQREMAPKLAAFDDEIYQNAGLFKRIEAVYNSPDKAKLTPEQQRLTWLHYTRFARSGAKLDAAAKQKLAAINQRLASLYTSFSQNVLAEEEGYTVVLESEADLAGLPDSVRAGAAAAAESRGLKGKWVITNTRSSMEPFLTYSARRDLREKVWRNYVNRGDNGDARDNNAIIAEVLKLRAERAKLLGYATHAHWRLENTMAKTPERAMELMEAVWKPAVARVHEEVRDMQAVADKQGAKLKIEPWDYRYYAEKVRKAKYDLDQNEVKPYLQLEKLREGMFWVAGELFGFAFTQVDDVPVYHPDVRVWEVKDKASGRHVGLWYFDPYARPGKRSGAWMNAYRNQERFRGEVTTIVSNNSNFVKGAPGEAVLISWEDASTLFHEFGHALHGLSSNVTYPSLAGTSVARDYVEFPSQLLEHWLSTPEVLNTYALHYQTGKPIPKALVSRIEKAATFNQGFGTVEYLSSALIDMKLHLAGDKPIDPDAFERDTLTSLGMPREIVMRHRTPQFGHVFAGDGYSAGYYSYLWSDTLTADAFEAFTAGKGAYDRAVAERLRKNVFSVGNTLDPAEAYRGFRGRDAGIDALMRKRGFPVPGATAQAKDAK